AGCAGAATCTGCCTAAGACAGACCGGTTGTTTACCCGTTGTTTGATGTTGCCTATGAATACCTACCTGACCAACGAAGAAGTTACTTATATTTGTGATCGGATTCTGGAGTTTTATTCCCATCGTCGTTGATTTCATGCAATCACTCTCATCAAAAGAATTGTCAAAACGGATTCGTCTCCACGCCCTCCGTATGACGAGCCGAGGAGGGAGCTCCCATATCGCTTCAGTCCTTTCCATGGCGGATCTGCTGGCGGTTCTTTACGGCGAGATTCTGAATCTGGATCCTTCTAATCCCCAATGGGCCGATCGGGACCGATTCATTTTGAGCAAGGGGCATGGGGGCGCCGGTGTCTATGCCGCTTTGGCAGAAAGAGGTTTTTTCCCCGTGGAACAGCTCAAAACTCACTATCAGGATGGTGCCTTATTGAGCGGTCATGTCTCTCATAAAGGAATTCCAGGGGTGGAGGTTTCAACAGGATCTCTGGGGCACGGTCTGTCGATTGGCGCCGGAATGGCGTATGCGGGGAAACTCGATGGGCGAAAGCACCGCGTTTTTGTCCTCTTGAGTGACGGTGAGTGCGATGAGGGATCAATTTGGGAGGCGGTTCTTTTTGCCTCGCATCACCATTTGGATAACCTCGTTGTTGTTATCGACTATAACAAGATCCAGAGCCTCGCCTCTGTCTCCGAGACATTGGAACTCGAGCCGTTCGCGGATAAATGGAAGAGTTTTGGGTGGGCCGTTTACGAGGTGGAGGGGCATGACCATGAAAAAATCAGGGACCATTGCCTGAAGATTCCGTTTCAAACCGGTCGTCCGAGCTGCCTGATCGCGCATACAACGAAGGGGAAGGGGGTCTCCTTTATGGAAAATTCTGTTTTATGGCACTACCGGACTGCCCGAAATGAGGAGTTCGAAAAGGCGTTGAAGGAACTTGAAGGAGAGGCATGAGGGATCATTTCATTAAAAGACTGACTGAACTTGCCGCTAAAAATCCAAAGATCCTCTTGATCACGGGTGATCTTGGTTTTGGTGTATTCGAGGAGTTTGCCAGGCGGTTTCCGAAACAGTATCTCAATGCAGGGGTAGCAGAGCAAAACATGTCGGGACTGGCCGCCGGTCTGGCATTGGAGGGGCGTACGGTTTTTACCTATTCGATTGGCAATTTTCCCACATTGCGTTGCCTGGAACAGATTCGTAATGATATCTGTTATCACCAGGCCGATGTGAAGATCGTTTCGATTGGAGGCGGCTTCAGTTATGGGGCCCTTGGATTTTCGCATCATGCCACAGAGGATTTGAGTATTCTTCGGGCCCTGCCGGAGATGACAGTTGTTGCTCCGGGGGATGATTGGGAGGCGGAGGAGGCAACCGAGGCCCTCGCTCGTCAAGAAGGGCCAGGTTATCTCCGTTTGGACAAATCGTCTGCTGGTCATACCGCTCGAACGGGGGAGACGTTTGAAATTGGACGGGGTCGTGTTTTGCTGGAAGGGGATGATTTTACACTTGTCTCCACGGGGGGCATCTTGGGTGTCGTCCTGGAGGCCGCCAAAAAATTAGTTCATGAAGGGATAAAATGCCGCGTGATCAGTCTCCATACATTGAAACCTCTGGATACAGAGATTCTTCTAAAGTCGGCTCGTGAAACGGGTGGCATCATGACGGTAGAAGAGAATACCGTGACCGGTGGATTGGGTGGGGCAGTTGCGGAGGCCTGTCTCGAGGGAGGTGTTCCCCCAGCACTCTTTTATCGGATCGGTTTGAGAAACAGTTTTGCAACGATTGTTGGTAGTCAATCTCATTTAAGGCGATGCTACGCCATGGATGAGCAGACGATTGTTAAAAAGGCTATTCAATTTCTTGGATTTAAAAGAAAAATATCAAAAAAGGGAGCTGCGCTATGAAATACCTTGTCACCGGTGGTGCTGGTTTTATCGGGTCTCACATTGCGGAACGTCTGGTTAAAGAGGGAGAGAGGGTCCGCGTTCTGGACAATCTCGATGCAGGCAAGATGGAGAATTTGGCCCCCTTGGGTGATCGAGTGGAGTTTATCAAGGGAGATATTCGTTCTCGGGAGGATATTAAAAAGGCCGTTCAAGGGATTGATTACATCCTTCATCAGGCTGCCTTACGGAGTGTTCCGAAGTCAATGACCCGGCCGATCGAGTATCACGAGGTAAACGTGACAGGGACTTTTAACCTGCTTAACGAAGCGAAAGGGGCAGGCGTGAAGAAGGTTGTTTTTGCCTCTTCGAGTTCCATCTACGGGGTTACGGACAAGTTTCCTCAAAAGGAAGGATCGGAGGCAATGGCCGTTTCTCCCTACGCCCTGACGAAAAAATTAGGTGAGGAATATTGCCAATTCTATTCCTCCGTTTTTGGTCTTCCGACCGTCTGTCTCCGCTATTTCAACGTCTTTGGTCCGCGTCAAAGCCTGGATGACGACTATGCGGTCGTTATTC
This region of Deltaproteobacteria bacterium genomic DNA includes:
- a CDS encoding SDR family oxidoreductase; the protein is MKYLVTGGAGFIGSHIAERLVKEGERVRVLDNLDAGKMENLAPLGDRVEFIKGDIRSREDIKKAVQGIDYILHQAALRSVPKSMTRPIEYHEVNVTGTFNLLNEAKGAGVKKVVFASSSSIYGVTDKFPQKEGSEAMAVSPYALTKKLGEEYCQFYSSVFGLPTVCLRYFNVFGPRQSLDDDYAVVIPKFITFLLQGKRPPIYGDGTQSRDFTFIANVVDANLAALRSDVGRGEAINVACGDSHSVLSLAEQIAKLALVNGIKPEYLPPRPGDVPKTQADITRLRKLLGITPRISFQEGLRTTIQWFQTQKAA
- a CDS encoding transketolase, which codes for MRDHFIKRLTELAAKNPKILLITGDLGFGVFEEFARRFPKQYLNAGVAEQNMSGLAAGLALEGRTVFTYSIGNFPTLRCLEQIRNDICYHQADVKIVSIGGGFSYGALGFSHHATEDLSILRALPEMTVVAPGDDWEAEEATEALARQEGPGYLRLDKSSAGHTARTGETFEIGRGRVLLEGDDFTLVSTGGILGVVLEAAKKLVHEGIKCRVISLHTLKPLDTEILLKSARETGGIMTVEENTVTGGLGGAVAEACLEGGVPPALFYRIGLRNSFATIVGSQSHLRRCYAMDEQTIVKKAIQFLGFKRKISKKGAAL
- a CDS encoding transketolase, which codes for MQSLSSKELSKRIRLHALRMTSRGGSSHIASVLSMADLLAVLYGEILNLDPSNPQWADRDRFILSKGHGGAGVYAALAERGFFPVEQLKTHYQDGALLSGHVSHKGIPGVEVSTGSLGHGLSIGAGMAYAGKLDGRKHRVFVLLSDGECDEGSIWEAVLFASHHHLDNLVVVIDYNKIQSLASVSETLELEPFADKWKSFGWAVYEVEGHDHEKIRDHCLKIPFQTGRPSCLIAHTTKGKGVSFMENSVLWHYRTARNEEFEKALKELEGEA